The genomic segment gagttttttaatttttttttttacgtttataGAGGctgaatgacaagatttctgcattattaactatataaacacccttgaaaaccccgccaatcatctctgtagccttggaaagtaGTCGTGGTGACAGAGCAACGCGTTTCTGAATCCTGTCCATATTTGTGTGATGCGAGGCAGGGTCAGCGTGTGGCACCAGACGGGAGCGCCCTCCAGGAAGAGTTTGAGGATACTGAGTTTCCGTGGTGTATGCTCTTCCGGTGTTCCCAAGGGTTCAGATTCTTACGTAAATGTGTTGTTCATAGTTACCAATGTTGCTTTCAAGTTTGTCCGCAAAATTAGTTAAAAGAATATTCACGTTTAAAGAAAAGGGACTCTgcaatgataaaagagaagagaaggacagtgtgtgtgtgggtgggtgcgggtatgtagtagtagtagtagtagttttagtagaagaagttagaagtagtagtagttttagtaggagaagctagtagtagtagtagtactagtagtagaagctagtagtagtactattggtagtaatagtaatagtagtggttagcactaatagtaatagtagtagtagtagtagtactggtagtaagggtagtagtagcagtggtagcactagtagtagtggtagtggtggtaatagtagtagtagtagtagtagtagtagtagtagtagtaatggtagtagtaatggtggtagcactaatagtagtggtagcactACTAGCAGTAGTGGCGGTAGctcgagtagtagtagtagtagtagtagtagtagtagtagtagtagtactggtagtaatggtaataatggtgatggtggtagcattagtagtagtagtagtagtagtagagttgtTTAACAATTTTGCCTGTGTATGAACATTCTGAATAAGAATGATAGTTCCCCTGTCCAGCATAAAAGGTTAGGTAGTTGTGCCTGTCGTACTGTATAGAGTAATTGTGAGGCGCGGTGAAtggcttcctttcttttctttttgcttctctgAGTCAGTGTCTCTCAATTTAAGGTGTAGTTCTAGAGTTCAATTTGGTTCCTGTCCATGATTTGTTTATAGAGAAATTGAAGtcttgtaaatctctctctctctctctctctctctctctctctctctctctctctctctctctctgttgtcatcAGTGGCCAGTGGTTGGTTCCCTGCGTGTGGTCAGTGGTCGTGTGGTCGCCGTGGGTCGTGACTCACGTGTCGATGTTTTTGGTTTGTGGCTTGTGATTTATGTTGTTATGTtgaaccccttcactaccaagacatgtttccatattcattctggttacattTTGGCAGTTtcgtacagctttagaaactaacgtgggggattgaaatagtaagaaCTGTGGCTGTAAATCTcttaacctccatagatctttcctaatgtaaataacgtgtatctcagtattgaagggattaattacacaaacacacctatCACTCATTGTAAGAAGGAACAAGTGTATGGTGAACGAAAAGCGTTAttttgcatatttctttatttttgagtAATGAAAGGAGCTGATTCGAGCATTGATGGAAGGAGGCGGGATGTCATTCAGTGCGGGATGAAACAATACTTCATATGCAAAGTCCGACCACGGCAGCGTCAGAGTGTGTGGCCAGGACCCCTCAGTGATGCCCTGGTGCCCTGGACTCCAAGGAGAAGTGTGCGGAAGAGGCGAGGAATCAGAAAGGCAAGCTACTCCTCGCGTCTGGAGAAAAGGCCAAAGAAGAACGATGGATGGGTCGAGCGGAGGTCACACTGAGTGGCGAGATGAACTCAGGCACAATGGCAAACCTAGGCTTGTAGCCTAACTCGTCAGCAACGTAGGTAACCTCAAGAAAGGTGCCGTCATTGAGGGGGAACCTACAAGGTAAAGATGGAGGGATGGTGAGGCATATATTTGGTGTGGGAGTGTTTCTGCGTGACATTTGGTGACAGGATTCTAAGTGTTTGTGAGactcaaacgtgtgtgtgtgtgtgtgtgtgtgtgtgtgtgtgtgtgtgtgtgtgtgtgtgtgtgtgtgtgtgtgtgtgtgtgtgtgtgtgtgtgtgtgtgtgtgtgtgtgtgtgtgtgtgtgtgtgtgtgtgtgtgtgtgtgttacgtaatGCTTTGGAATCAGTTAGTATTACTTAAAGTTTTGGTGTTTTACTTTTGCTAATTGGAGAAATCTAAGTAGatattattttgcttttccttgGAATGACAATTGCTTCCATGGCATTGAGCCGTCCCTGCGTGCTGAGCAACAGGCGTCTCTTTCgaccacttgtgtgtgtgtgtgtgtgtgtgtgtgtgtgtgtgtgtgtgtgtatctgtttgtgtgtgtatctatttgtgtgtgtatctgtttgtgtgtgtatctgtttgtgtgtgtgtgtgtgtgtgtgtgtgtgtgtgtgtgtgtgtgtgtgtgtgtgtgtgtgtgtgtgtgtgtgtgtgtgtgtgtgtgtgtgtgtgtgtgtgtgtgtgtgtgtgtgtgtgtgtgtgtgtgtgtgtgtgtgtgtgtgtgtgtgtgtgtgttatatatatatatatatatatatatatatatatatatatatatatatatatatatatatatatatatatatatatatatatatacataaaattgAATAAGTATGCAAACCAATACAAATAGAAACATTAACAAATACTATTTTTTTAAATCAAACAGTGCACACTGATGAGCCTTCTTGTGAGACCATATGTTACTCAGAAACCTGGAGGAGCCTCGTGTcccctgtaggaggaggaaggtccgCTGTGACCCGAACAGGTTTGGTGCATAGCAGGAGTCGAAGAGCAGGAGGGGAATGACCTCAGGGTGTCCGTTATGTCGGGGAAAGGGACACATGAACATCCCCATCCACCGGCGGGTTAAGCACGAGTTTTCACGCCACTTACCCTTTTGGGAGTCTGATACTTAAAGTTAAGAATGAATTaatgtgacctaacctaactaactttATAATGAGATAACTTATTAAATATCCCAGAatgaaagacaaatgaaaacaCATTGAACCTTTGGAGCGAGATGAAAACAGTGACCTGTTTCTGCCATCAGGGACGCCTGACCGTGAAAGATCAGGTTTCAAACGAGGTCATGCCCTAGAAATAaccaagtaataaaaaaaagaataaaaagacagcTCACGTTCATGTGTGCGCACCTGGTGTCACACGGGCACCTGCCTGCTGATGAGCAGCCTTGAGGCCTCACCTGAAAGAGCCACGGAAGTTGCTCTGTCCCTCAGAGCCCGGAGTGCCAGTCCTGCTTATTTCTATGCCGTTGCTGGTCTTCACGTTGTACGAGAAGTTTCCGTCGCCGCTGTCAGTGCGCTCGTCCACAACGATGGTGGCGTCCTTGTCCTGGCTTGCGGCCACCACGGCCAGCACGCTGGCGAGAGCCACCTGGGGACCAGCAGTAAGTCACTAAAGCAATCATTTCCAACCAGCGTGCCACGACACACTGGCGTGCCGCGAGACAACTCAAGGTGTGACATGGAAATTCTGAAATCCTTTCACTTTATaatatatgtctatctatccatccatttaaTTTCGCATTGATACTGTAATGTTTAGACATACTTATACATTTTAAGAATTATTGTCCTCGAATAAGATTAATATGTTTCTGTTTCCAATCTTCATATAATTTCCAGTGGTCTTCAGGTTTTCAAGGACAATACGTTTCATTTTGAGTGATCTTTGTATCTACGAAGAGATTTACTTTGTACATGCTTATATGTGATTAAAATCATTATCTTGTGTATTATAGGTAgctatttttatttagtttgaaAGCCAAACGTTGTCCAGGACATCTTGTTTTATTATACTATTGGAATGACGAATATGCAGAAAAAAGTAATGTTTCGGAAATGTTATATATAAGTAATAAATAATTAGCATTAATCAacatagaaagtaaaaaaagaatagcaatAATCAACATGCTCAAAAAGATGATAGTTTTATTACCATTCGTTATTTCAACTTCTACATAGTAATGAGGTACCTCGGACATGTTTACGCCTGGCGTGGTGTGTCGTGTGAAGACAACGTCTAAAACTTCTGAACTAAGGACTGCAGGAGGACTTTGTAAACACTAAAAATCACACactgaaaaagtaaagaagggtTTTCAAGGTCAATATGACAACAAGCAAGGCGTGAGGCACTTTCTAATATGCATGAGTAATGTTCTAACACAAATGAAAGGTCAGTTGGGTCTAGGACAACAAGAAGTAATGGAGTCGCCGAGGGAAGTCCCTGCGTACAAGACTGTAGGAGCGGTACTTACGAATCTCATGCCGAGGGTATGGGGCATATGATGAGGAATGTCGCGACGTGCTTGctatttatactctctctctctctctctctctctctctctctctctctctctctctctctctctctctctctctctctctctctctctctctctctctctctctctctctctctctctctctctctctctctctctctctctctctctctctctctctctctctctctctctctctctctctctctctctctctctctctctctctctctctctctctctctctctctctctctctctctctctctctctctctctctctctctctctctctctctctgtgtgtgtgtgtgtgtgtgtgtgtgtgtgtgtgtgtgatacaaatTCAACGGTCGCCTGttagtcacccagtcagtcttcattaggtgtgtgtgtgtgtgtgtgtgtcgctgtttATGTATTGTGACTCGTGGTTTGAGGATTGTCACTTAAGTTTGATTACGTGAACATGTCAAAGAATTATTTAtgttgagaaagaaggaatggatgaaAGGCGTTGCTTTGCATGTtcctttattgatttattcctGCGTTGATGGAAGCAGGCGGGACTTCATTCACAGCGGGGCACAACAATAGTTCATATGCAAAAGTATGAGGCGTTTATCGCGGCCACGGCAGCGCGAGAGTGTGTGGCCAAGTCCCCCCGCTGCTGCCGTGGTGCCGTGgattgtgagggacagtgtgtgGAGGAGGCGAGGGTCAGTGGGGCACTTTACTTCCTGTCGAAGGTGATGCCCGCGGCGCGCTGCTCCTCGGCGATGCGGAGAAGCTCATACACGTGCTCGGGAATCTCAGGGCCGACGGGCAGAAGGTCGGACTCGGGCTGGTAGCCGAACTCGTTAGCCACGAAGCGAACCTCAGCAAAGGTGCCGTCTTCGAGGGGGAACCTGTGGCGGGAGAAGGAATAGGGGGCGTGAGGCACgtgttggtgtgggtgtgtctgtgtgtggcatTTAGCGAGGTACAGTGGCTAAGATCTCGCATATATATGTACAGTTCGTGTCAAATGTGtatttcaccacggtcgtctgctggtcacccagccagtctttcccattacggagcgagctcagagctcatagaccgatcttcggggagaactgagaccacaccacactccacacaccgggaaagcgaggccacaacccctcgagttacatcccgtacctatttactgctagttgAACAGAGGctatacacattaagaggcttgtccggaccctctcggttgtgagctgtgtgtgtgtgtgtgtgtgtgtgtgtgtgtgtgtgtgtgtgtgtgtgtgtgtgtgtgtgtgtgtgagtgagtgtgtctgtgtgtgtgtctgcgtgtgtgtgtgtgtgtgtgtgtatgtgtgtgtgtgtgtgtgtgtgtgtgtgtgtgtgtgtgtgtgtgtgtgtgtgtgtgtgtgtgtgtgtgtgtgtgtgtgtgtgtgtgtgtgtgtgtgtgtgtgtgtgtgtgtgtgtgtgtgtgtgtgtgtgtgtgtgtgtgtgtgtgtgtgtgtgtgtgtgtgtgtgtgtgtgtgtgtgtgtgtgtgtgctggtgagtgtgcgtgtgcgttccTGGGTGCGGAAGGGCTTGCTATTAACAGCCAATTGATTGAGGCCTCACCTGAAAGAGCCCTGGAAGTTGCTCTGGCCCTCAGCCCCCGGGGTGCCAGTCTTGGAGCTCTCAATGCCGTTGCTGGTCTGCACGTTGTAGAAGAAGTTTCCGTCGCCGTTGTCAGTGCGCTCGTCCACAACGATGGTGGCGTCCCTGTCGGGGCGGGCGGCCGCCACGGCCAGCAGGCAGGCGAGGACCACCTGGGGACGAGCAGTAAGTCACTGGGGACTCCAGGAGGACTTATTGAAGGCAATTTGACAAGCCATGAACTGGCGAGGAAAAGAAGTGTTTCCCAGGTCATGCTGGTGACCAGTTGGGAGAGAAAGGTATTttgggaatgagggaggagggaggagggggaggggtggaAGGGGGGATTATGGGAGTTccgtgaaaggaaatgaattatTCGAATTGATTGCATGTGTGTTTGGAAATTGTTTTGTAATTTGCATGACTAATGTTGTCAGGGACTCGAGTGGACACTCTTTGGTctgggagaaggagaggtaatGGAGCCGCCGAGGGAAGTCCCTGAGTACAAGAGTCTAGCAGCGGTACTCACGAATTTCATGTTGAGGGTTTGGGGATCtggtgaggatggtggtaaGCAGCTCCGTGCTGgctatatatactctctctctctctctctctctctctctctctctctctctctctctctctctctctctctctctctctctctctctctctctctctctctctctctctctctctctctctgtgtgtgtgtgtgtgtgtgtgtgtgtgtgtgtgtgtgtgtgtgtgtgtgtgtgtgtctgtgtgtgtgtgtaatagatcATCAGACGTACACGTGTCAGATCCTGTGTGACCAAGACTACCTAAATCCACCAATCATCTTCCTCTATGAATTTGTGCACTCCTCTTttgaagctccctattgactcagcactaataaCGTGATTACTGGGGTCCGTTCCGTTCATTAACCACTGTGTTAGAGAAccacttccttcccatttctctcctaaacctaaAT from the Portunus trituberculatus isolate SZX2019 chromosome 48, ASM1759143v1, whole genome shotgun sequence genome contains:
- the LOC123498381 gene encoding cuticle protein AM1159-like isoform X3, with the translated sequence MVALASVLAVVAASQDKDATIVVDERTDSGDGNFSYNVKTSNGIEISRTGTPGSEGQSNFRGSFRFPLNDGTFLEVTYVADELGYKPRFAIVPEFISPLSVTSARPIHRSSLAFSPDARSSLPF
- the LOC123498381 gene encoding cuticle protein AM1159-like isoform X1, yielding MSEVALASVLAVVAASQDKDATIVVDERTDSGDGNFSYNVKTSNGIEISRTGTPGSEGQSNFRGSFRFPLNDGTFLEVTYVADELGYKPRFAIVPEFISPLSVTSARPIHRSSLAFSPDARSSLPF
- the LOC123498381 gene encoding cuticle protein AM1159-like isoform X2; its protein translation is MRFVALASVLAVVAASQDKDATIVVDERTDSGDGNFSYNVKTSNGIEISRTGTPGSEGQSNFRGSFRFPLNDGTFLEVTYVADELGYKPRFAIVPEFISPLSVTSARPIHRSSLAFSPDARSSLPF
- the LOC123498383 gene encoding cuticle protein AM1159-like, with the translated sequence MKFVVLACLLAVAAARPDRDATIVVDERTDNGDGNFFYNVQTSNGIESSKTGTPGAEGQSNFQGSFRFPLEDGTFAEVRFVANEFGYQPESDLLPVGPEIPEHVYELLRIAEEQRAAGITFDRK